In Massilia violaceinigra, one DNA window encodes the following:
- a CDS encoding DUF29 domain-containing protein: protein MDRIEVPRGDYQEDFVLWLERQAELLRAGKFELLDVDHLIDELEGAVRADRRELEGYLENITAYLLSLQYRPRYKPRHWRIKLGNARFGMGLLIDDSPSLVFDIAELAALNYDDARRRAAWETRLPESIFPAALPYSAAELLDDDFDPSYPPDEGS from the coding sequence GATTATCAGGAAGATTTTGTGCTGTGGCTTGAGCGGCAGGCTGAGTTGCTGCGGGCGGGAAAGTTCGAGCTACTTGATGTCGACCACCTCATCGACGAGCTTGAAGGCGCAGTGCGTGCGGACCGCAGGGAGCTTGAGGGGTACCTCGAAAACATCACTGCGTATTTGCTCAGTTTGCAGTACCGCCCACGGTACAAACCACGACACTGGCGCATCAAGCTGGGCAACGCCCGTTTTGGCATGGGATTGCTGATTGATGATAGTCCCAGTCTGGTTTTCGACATTGCGGAACTGGCCGCGCTGAACTACGACGATGCGCGCCGCCGCGCCGCTTGGGAGACGCGCCTGCCGGAGTCCATCTTTCCGGCAGCGCTACCTTACAGTGCTGCGGAACTGCTTGACGACGACTTCGACCCGTCGTATCCGCCGGATGAGGGGTCGTGA
- a CDS encoding DUF29 domain-containing protein, which produces MDRLEVPLADYNDDLIHWIEQQVSLLRVRDFKHLDVEHLIEGFEEMVGRNQRELCSRLHVLIMHLLKCQYQPRRKSTSWLATINEQRRAIARLLERSPSLSSAVERMARQEYAHAVRSAVIETRLPKSAFPPEPPFTPAQLHDDDFVP; this is translated from the coding sequence ATGGACCGACTCGAGGTTCCACTTGCTGACTACAACGATGATCTTATCCATTGGATCGAGCAACAGGTGAGTCTGTTGCGGGTCAGGGACTTTAAGCACCTTGACGTCGAACATCTGATAGAGGGGTTTGAGGAAATGGTCGGCCGCAATCAACGGGAATTGTGTAGCCGGCTGCACGTGCTGATCATGCACCTGCTCAAGTGCCAGTATCAGCCGAGGCGCAAGTCGACGAGCTGGCTGGCGACCATCAACGAGCAGCGCCGCGCCATTGCTCGGCTGCTGGAGCGCAGTCCCAGCCTGAGCAGCGCGGTCGAGCGCATGGCACGACAAGAGTATGCGCACGCCGTGCGTAGCGCGGTCATCGAAACCCGGCTACCGAAAAGCGCTTTCCCGCCGGAGCCACCCTTCACCCCGGCCCAACTGCACGACGACGACTTCGTGCCATGA